In the genome of Xanthomonas translucens pv. cerealis, one region contains:
- a CDS encoding ABC transporter ATP-binding protein, translating to MANVQLDNIRKVYDNGQVAVHGASFEVADGELMVLVGPSGCGKSTLLRMIAGLEEISGGELRIGERLVNDVAPKDRDIAMVFQSYALYPHMTVAENLAFGLKLRGESKEVIARRVAAAAETLGLTPMLDKLPRAMSGGQRQRVALGRALVREPAVFLLDEPLSNLDAKLRHSVRTEIAQLHRKLGTTMIYVTHDQVEAMTLGQRIVVLKDGLIQQIDTPMALYGRPANLFVAGFLGSPAMNVLQGQLVEDDGLQLQLADGGRVPLHGAQVAPQWLRRPIAIGVRPEHLQPSADGQGVFEATIEVIEPVGNEIFVNLSYGSQPLVMRVAPRTLPGLGERLRVAVRGEALHFFDAESGERLEARDSGLGTRDSEPQ from the coding sequence ATGGCGAACGTACAACTGGACAACATCCGCAAGGTCTACGACAACGGCCAGGTCGCCGTGCACGGGGCCAGCTTCGAAGTGGCCGACGGCGAACTGATGGTGCTGGTCGGGCCCTCGGGCTGCGGCAAATCCACCCTGCTGCGGATGATCGCGGGGCTGGAAGAGATCAGCGGCGGTGAGCTGCGCATCGGCGAGCGCTTGGTCAACGACGTGGCGCCGAAGGACCGCGACATCGCGATGGTGTTCCAGAGCTACGCGCTGTATCCGCACATGACCGTGGCCGAGAACCTGGCGTTCGGGCTGAAGCTGCGCGGCGAGAGCAAGGAGGTCATCGCGCGCCGCGTCGCCGCTGCCGCCGAGACCCTGGGCCTGACCCCGATGTTGGACAAGCTGCCGCGGGCGATGTCCGGCGGCCAGCGCCAGCGCGTGGCGCTGGGCCGTGCGCTGGTGCGCGAGCCGGCGGTGTTCCTGCTGGATGAGCCGCTGTCGAACCTGGATGCCAAGCTGCGCCATTCGGTGCGCACCGAGATCGCGCAGCTGCATCGCAAGCTCGGCACCACGATGATCTACGTGACCCACGATCAGGTCGAGGCGATGACCCTGGGCCAGCGCATCGTGGTGCTCAAGGACGGGCTGATCCAGCAGATCGATACGCCGATGGCGCTGTATGGCCGCCCGGCCAACCTGTTCGTGGCCGGCTTCCTCGGCAGCCCGGCGATGAACGTGCTGCAGGGCCAGTTGGTCGAGGACGACGGCCTGCAGCTGCAGCTGGCCGACGGCGGCCGCGTGCCGTTGCACGGCGCCCAGGTCGCGCCGCAATGGCTGCGCCGGCCGATCGCGATCGGCGTGCGCCCCGAGCACCTGCAGCCCAGCGCGGACGGGCAGGGCGTGTTCGAGGCCACGATCGAGGTGATCGAGCCGGTCGGCAACGAGATCTTCGTCAATCTCAGCTACGGCAGCCAGCCGCTGGTGATGCGGGTGGCGCCGCGCACGCTGCCCGGCCTGGGCGAGCGCCTGCGCGTTGCGGTGCGCGGCGAGGCGCTGCATTTCTTCGATGCGGAGAGCGGAGAGCGTCTGGAGGCGCGGGACTCGGGACTCGGGACCCGGGACTCGGAGCCGCAATAA
- the zwf gene encoding glucose-6-phosphate dehydrogenase, with protein MHDTFLLFGATGDLAQRYLFPSLLRMLDDGFLPDDFRIRALALSPHDTAKFHEILKPRLQAAVPQVSAAVIQSLLDRTDYRSVDLRNAESVADAVRELASRKCVSYLAIPPGLYISTCQGLALGGALAAPNRLMLEKPIGHDSASAREILQAIGALIDEDRVFRLDHYLGKAAVQNLIALRFGNTLLEAVWNRNYIESVEILVAESEGVDGRDAYYARSGALRDMVQSHILQLLCLVAMEPPASLEADRIRDEKVKVLRALRPLQAAHAARDSVRGRYTAGTINGQQAQAYQPPEGSDVETFVGVTAHIDNWRWAGVPFRLCTGKRLAERTTRIVVTLKPVTHWLFERPDAQHVAPNRLTFQLQPQENIELGLMSSLAGPEWGALELQPLELELSMPTGLHRRIAYERLMLDALNGNHALFVRDDEVRAAWAWIDSVSDAWAQAQLPLLPYPAGSWGPQEAERYVCADDASAVQRDAP; from the coding sequence ATGCACGATACCTTCCTGCTGTTTGGCGCTACCGGCGACCTGGCCCAGCGCTACCTGTTCCCGTCGCTGCTGCGCATGCTGGACGACGGCTTCCTGCCGGACGACTTCCGCATCCGCGCGCTGGCGCTATCGCCGCACGACACTGCCAAGTTCCACGAGATCCTCAAGCCGCGGCTGCAGGCGGCGGTGCCGCAGGTCAGCGCGGCGGTGATCCAGTCGCTGCTGGATCGCACCGACTACCGCTCGGTGGACCTGCGTAACGCCGAGTCGGTGGCCGACGCGGTGCGCGAGCTGGCCTCGCGCAAGTGCGTCAGCTACCTGGCGATCCCGCCGGGGCTGTACATCAGCACCTGCCAGGGCCTGGCGCTGGGCGGCGCGCTGGCCGCGCCGAACCGGCTGATGCTGGAGAAGCCGATCGGCCACGACTCGGCCAGCGCGCGCGAGATCCTGCAGGCGATCGGCGCGCTGATCGACGAGGACCGCGTGTTCCGCCTGGACCACTACCTCGGCAAGGCGGCGGTGCAGAACCTGATCGCGCTGCGTTTCGGCAACACCCTGCTGGAAGCGGTGTGGAACCGCAACTACATCGAATCGGTGGAGATCCTGGTCGCCGAGAGCGAGGGCGTGGACGGCCGCGATGCCTACTACGCGCGTTCCGGCGCGCTGCGCGACATGGTCCAGAGCCACATCCTGCAGCTGCTGTGCCTGGTGGCGATGGAGCCGCCGGCCTCGTTGGAAGCGGACCGCATCCGCGACGAGAAGGTCAAGGTGCTGCGCGCGCTGCGCCCGCTGCAGGCCGCGCATGCCGCGCGCGACAGCGTGCGCGGGCGCTACACCGCCGGCACCATCAACGGCCAGCAGGCGCAGGCCTATCAGCCGCCGGAGGGCAGCGACGTGGAGACCTTCGTCGGCGTCACCGCCCACATCGACAACTGGCGCTGGGCCGGCGTGCCGTTCCGGCTGTGCACCGGCAAGCGCCTGGCCGAGCGCACAACGCGCATCGTGGTCACGCTCAAACCGGTCACCCACTGGCTGTTCGAGCGCCCCGACGCGCAGCACGTGGCGCCGAACCGGCTGACCTTCCAGTTGCAACCGCAAGAGAACATCGAACTGGGCCTGATGAGCAGCCTGGCCGGCCCGGAATGGGGCGCGCTGGAACTGCAGCCGCTGGAACTGGAACTGTCGATGCCGACCGGCCTGCATCGCCGCATCGCCTACGAGCGGTTGATGCTCGACGCGCTCAACGGCAACCATGCGCTGTTCGTGCGCGACGACGAAGTACGCGCGGCCTGGGCCTGGATCGACAGCGTCAGCGACGCATGGGCGCAGGCGCAACTGCCGCTGCTGCCCTACCCGGCCGGCAGTTGGGGACCGCAGGAAGCCGAGCGCTATGTCTGCGCCGACGACGCCAGCGCCGTGCAGCGGGACGCGCCATGA
- a CDS encoding DUF1674 domain-containing protein produces MISQATPTPEPEPETQRPAEENTPQATPAPREIGGRGGLEPTRYGDWEKNGRCIDF; encoded by the coding sequence ATGATAAGCCAAGCAACCCCCACACCCGAGCCCGAGCCCGAAACGCAGCGACCCGCCGAGGAGAACACTCCGCAAGCGACGCCTGCGCCGCGGGAAATCGGCGGTCGCGGCGGCCTCGAGCCAACGCGCTACGGCGACTGGGAAAAAAACGGACGCTGCATCGATTTTTGA
- the sdhC gene encoding succinate dehydrogenase, cytochrome b556 subunit: MATRERPLSPHLQVYRWQIQMVTSILHRATGIILSVGALILAAALLVLMLGPASWNCFRGMAGAWYGQLFLFAWSWAFAYHLCNGLRHIVQDFGHGFSIPAFVRNSWLSVIGSLVIVALIWAYVLTGAGA; this comes from the coding sequence ATGGCTACGCGCGAACGTCCCCTGTCCCCCCACCTGCAGGTCTATCGCTGGCAGATCCAGATGGTCACCTCGATCCTGCATCGAGCCACTGGCATCATCCTGTCGGTCGGTGCCTTGATCCTTGCGGCCGCGCTGTTGGTGCTGATGCTCGGCCCGGCGTCCTGGAACTGCTTCCGCGGCATGGCCGGCGCCTGGTACGGCCAGCTGTTCCTGTTCGCCTGGAGCTGGGCCTTCGCCTACCACCTGTGCAACGGCCTGCGCCACATCGTGCAGGACTTCGGCCACGGCTTCAGCATCCCCGCCTTCGTGCGCAACAGCTGGCTGTCGGTGATCGGCAGCCTGGTGATCGTCGCGCTGATCTGGGCCTACGTGCTGACCGGAGCCGGCGCATGA
- the lolD gene encoding lipoprotein-releasing ABC transporter ATP-binding protein LolD has translation MNDGRGSGIGNRESAVHKPQHSDAAIRAEGLGKTYAEGKMRTPVFDGLDLAVAPGETVAIVGASGAGKSTLLHLLGGLDVPTAGEVYVAGQRMSALSDAARGQLRNRALGFVYQFHHLLPEFTALENVMMPVLLGGAAVKDAEARARALLESVGLGHRLEHKPGELSGGERQRAAVARALVNRPACVLGDEPTGNLDDKTAANVFALMLDLNRAHGTSLALVTHDRSLARKLDRVLELHQGKLRELAPADV, from the coding sequence ATGAATGACGGCCGCGGATCGGGAATCGGGAATCGGGAATCGGCAGTGCACAAGCCACAACATTCAGACGCGGCGATCCGCGCCGAGGGCCTGGGCAAGACCTATGCCGAGGGCAAGATGCGCACGCCGGTGTTCGACGGGCTGGACCTGGCCGTGGCGCCGGGCGAGACCGTGGCCATCGTCGGCGCGTCCGGCGCCGGCAAGAGCACGCTGCTGCACCTGCTCGGCGGCCTCGACGTGCCCACCGCCGGCGAGGTGTACGTGGCTGGGCAGCGCATGTCGGCGCTGTCGGACGCGGCGCGCGGGCAGCTGCGTAACCGCGCGCTGGGCTTCGTCTACCAGTTCCATCATCTGCTGCCGGAATTCACCGCGCTGGAGAACGTGATGATGCCGGTGCTGCTCGGCGGCGCCGCGGTCAAGGACGCCGAGGCGCGCGCGCGCGCCCTGCTGGAATCGGTGGGCCTGGGCCATCGCCTTGAGCACAAGCCAGGCGAACTCTCCGGCGGCGAGCGCCAGCGTGCGGCGGTGGCGCGCGCGCTGGTCAACCGTCCGGCCTGCGTGCTCGGCGACGAGCCGACCGGCAACCTCGACGACAAGACCGCAGCCAACGTGTTCGCGTTGATGCTCGATCTCAACCGCGCGCACGGCACCAGCCTGGCCCTGGTCACCCACGACCGCAGCCTGGCGCGCAAGCTCGACCGCGTGCTGGAACTGCACCAGGGCAAGCTGCGCGAACTGGCGCCTGCCGACGTGTAG
- a CDS encoding succinate dehydrogenase iron-sulfur subunit → MAEFTLPKNSKIGKGKHFAATGAKNARTFKVYRWNPDDDSNPRTDTYEVDLDACGPMVLDALIKIKNEIDPTLTFRRSCREGICGSCAMNIDGTNTLACTKAIADCGKAEVPIYPLPHMDVIKDLVPDLTHFYAQYASIKPWIRTQTPPPPDRERLQSPEDRKKLDGLYECILCACCSTSCPSYWWNGERYLGPAILLQAYRWIIDSRDEDTGARLDDLEDPFKLYRCHTIMNCARTCPKGLNPALAIAEIKKLMMARRA, encoded by the coding sequence ATGGCAGAGTTCACCCTCCCCAAGAATTCCAAGATCGGCAAGGGCAAGCACTTTGCCGCCACCGGCGCGAAGAATGCACGCACCTTCAAGGTCTACCGGTGGAATCCGGACGACGACAGCAATCCACGCACCGACACCTACGAGGTGGATCTGGACGCCTGCGGCCCGATGGTCCTGGACGCGCTGATCAAGATCAAGAACGAGATCGATCCGACCCTGACCTTCCGCCGTTCCTGCCGCGAAGGCATCTGCGGTTCGTGCGCGATGAACATCGACGGCACCAACACGCTGGCCTGCACCAAGGCGATCGCCGACTGCGGCAAGGCCGAAGTGCCGATCTATCCGCTGCCGCACATGGACGTGATCAAGGATCTGGTGCCGGACCTGACCCACTTCTACGCGCAGTACGCATCGATCAAGCCGTGGATCCGCACCCAGACCCCGCCGCCGCCGGACCGCGAGCGGCTGCAGTCGCCGGAAGACCGCAAGAAGCTCGACGGTCTGTACGAGTGCATCCTGTGCGCGTGCTGCTCGACCAGCTGCCCGAGCTACTGGTGGAACGGCGAGCGCTACCTGGGCCCGGCGATCCTGTTGCAGGCCTACCGCTGGATCATCGACTCGCGCGACGAGGACACCGGTGCGCGCCTGGACGACCTGGAAGACCCGTTCAAGTTGTACCGCTGCCACACCATCATGAACTGCGCGCGGACCTGCCCGAAGGGTCTGAACCCTGCGCTGGCGATCGCCGAGATCAAGAAGCTGATGATGGCGCGCCGCGCCTGA
- the sdhA gene encoding succinate dehydrogenase flavoprotein subunit yields MSAYKITEHKYDMVVVGAGGAGLRATFGLAAKGLQTVCLTKVFPTRSHTVAAQGGISAALGNMGEDDWRYHFYDTIKGSDWLGDQDAIEYMCREAIPAIIELEHYGVPFSRTEDGKIYQRPFGGMTTKYGEGPSAQRTCAAADRTGHAMLHTLYQQSLAHDARFMIEYFALDLIFDEEGVCRGVLALDMAEGSLHLFRAHGVVLATGGYGRAYFSATSAHTCTGDGGGLVMRAGLPMQDMEFVQFHPTGIYGAGCLITEGVRGEGGILRNSNGERFMERYAPHYKDLASRDVVSRSMTIEIREGRGVGEHKDHILLDLTHLGPEVINEKLPGIAESAHIFAGVDVAKQPIPVLPTVHYNMGGIPTNYHGEVVRKDGDNPDAVVPGLYAIGEAACVSVHGANRLGSNSLLDLVVFGRAVAIRCAETIKTGAPHKTLPGDACDKALGLLDKLRNSNGGTPTSVIRDKMQRTMQSDAAVFRTSKTLQEGVDKMAEIYATFEDVKVSDRSLVWNSDLIETYELNNLLLNAVATINSAEQRKESRGAHAHEDFPDRDDVNWQKHTLVTVDAKGQCSFDYRPVHMYTLSKDVDVVPPKPRVY; encoded by the coding sequence ATGTCCGCTTACAAGATCACCGAACACAAGTACGACATGGTCGTGGTCGGCGCCGGCGGCGCCGGCCTGCGCGCCACCTTCGGCCTGGCCGCCAAGGGCCTGCAGACGGTCTGCCTGACCAAGGTCTTCCCGACCCGTTCGCACACCGTGGCCGCGCAGGGCGGCATCTCCGCCGCGCTCGGCAACATGGGCGAGGACGACTGGCGCTACCACTTCTACGACACCATCAAGGGCTCGGACTGGCTGGGCGACCAGGACGCGATCGAGTACATGTGCCGCGAGGCGATTCCGGCGATCATCGAGCTGGAGCATTACGGCGTGCCGTTCTCGCGCACCGAGGACGGCAAGATCTACCAGCGTCCGTTCGGCGGCATGACCACCAAGTACGGCGAAGGCCCGTCCGCGCAGCGCACCTGCGCCGCCGCCGACCGTACCGGCCACGCCATGCTGCACACGCTGTACCAGCAGTCGCTGGCGCACGATGCGCGCTTCATGATCGAGTACTTCGCGCTCGATCTGATCTTCGACGAAGAAGGCGTGTGTCGCGGCGTGCTCGCGCTGGACATGGCCGAGGGCTCGCTGCACCTGTTCCGCGCCCACGGCGTGGTGCTGGCCACCGGCGGCTACGGCCGCGCCTACTTCAGCGCCACCTCCGCGCATACCTGCACTGGCGACGGCGGCGGCCTGGTGATGCGCGCCGGCCTGCCGATGCAGGACATGGAGTTCGTGCAGTTCCATCCCACCGGCATCTACGGCGCCGGCTGCCTGATCACCGAGGGCGTGCGCGGCGAAGGCGGCATCCTGCGCAACAGCAACGGCGAACGCTTCATGGAGCGCTACGCGCCGCACTACAAGGATCTGGCCTCGCGCGACGTGGTGTCGCGCTCGATGACCATCGAGATTCGCGAAGGCCGCGGCGTCGGCGAGCACAAGGACCACATCCTGCTCGACCTGACCCACCTCGGCCCGGAAGTGATCAACGAGAAGCTGCCCGGCATCGCCGAGAGCGCGCACATCTTCGCCGGCGTCGATGTGGCCAAGCAGCCGATCCCGGTGCTCCCGACCGTTCACTACAACATGGGCGGCATCCCCACCAACTACCACGGCGAAGTGGTGCGCAAGGACGGCGACAACCCAGATGCGGTGGTGCCCGGCCTGTACGCGATCGGCGAAGCGGCCTGCGTGTCGGTGCACGGCGCCAACCGCCTGGGTTCCAACTCGCTGCTGGATCTGGTGGTGTTCGGCCGCGCGGTGGCGATCCGTTGCGCCGAGACGATCAAGACCGGCGCGCCGCACAAGACCCTGCCCGGCGATGCCTGCGACAAGGCGCTGGGCCTGCTCGACAAGTTGCGCAATTCCAACGGCGGCACCCCGACCTCGGTGATCCGCGACAAGATGCAGCGCACCATGCAGTCCGATGCGGCGGTATTCCGCACCAGCAAGACGCTGCAGGAAGGCGTGGACAAGATGGCCGAGATCTACGCCACCTTCGAGGACGTGAAGGTCTCCGACCGCTCGCTGGTGTGGAATTCGGACCTGATCGAGACCTACGAGCTGAACAACCTGCTGCTCAACGCGGTGGCGACGATCAACTCGGCCGAGCAACGCAAGGAAAGCCGCGGTGCGCATGCGCACGAGGATTTCCCGGACCGCGACGACGTCAACTGGCAGAAGCACACCCTGGTGACCGTCGACGCCAAGGGCCAGTGCAGCTTCGACTACCGCCCGGTGCACATGTACACGCTCAGCAAGGATGTTGACGTGGTGCCGCCGAAACCGCGCGTGTACTGA
- a CDS encoding lipoprotein-releasing ABC transporter permease subunit, giving the protein MFKPLPVAIGLRYLRAKRRNNFISFISMASILGIALGVTVLITTLAVMSGFQKEIRDRLLQMAAHATVSAQGAPMENWQHAVDVATRDPRVAGAAPYVEEEALLTGQRNQPAIVRGILPREEAKVSVLAQKMKQGSIDSLTPGSYNILLGQELALWLGVGVGDKVVVMLGEPQASPIGMVPRYKRFTVSGIFEAGYNEIDRGLAVTSMADMQRVLRIGDGVTGVRLKLHNMDLAWDVARDLALNLHGPYMVSDWTRENANLYQSLKMEKTVMGILLSLIIAMGAFNLVSSQVMLVTDKQADIAILRTLGLSPGGVMQVFMVQGTLIGVFGTIAGVVGGILLTLNLERILAGIEAVFNIKLLPEDVYYITGLPTDMQPHDVVVITLVALLMSFLATLYPAWRAARTQPAEALRYE; this is encoded by the coding sequence ATGTTCAAACCCTTACCCGTGGCCATCGGCCTGCGCTACCTGCGCGCCAAGCGCCGCAACAACTTCATCTCCTTCATCTCGATGGCCTCGATCCTCGGCATCGCCCTGGGCGTGACCGTGCTGATCACCACGCTGGCGGTGATGAGCGGCTTCCAGAAGGAGATCCGCGACCGCCTGCTGCAGATGGCGGCCCATGCCACGGTCAGCGCGCAGGGCGCGCCGATGGAGAACTGGCAGCACGCGGTTGACGTGGCGACCCGCGATCCGCGCGTGGCCGGCGCTGCGCCGTATGTCGAGGAAGAGGCGCTGCTCACCGGGCAGCGCAACCAGCCGGCGATCGTGCGCGGCATCCTGCCCCGCGAGGAGGCCAAGGTTTCGGTGCTGGCGCAAAAGATGAAGCAGGGCTCGATCGACAGCCTCACCCCCGGCTCCTACAACATCCTGCTCGGCCAGGAACTGGCGCTGTGGCTGGGCGTGGGCGTCGGCGACAAGGTGGTGGTGATGCTCGGCGAACCGCAGGCCAGCCCGATTGGCATGGTGCCGCGCTACAAGCGCTTCACCGTCAGCGGCATCTTCGAGGCCGGCTACAACGAGATCGACCGCGGCCTGGCGGTGACCAGCATGGCGGACATGCAGCGCGTGCTGCGCATCGGCGACGGCGTCACCGGCGTGCGCCTGAAGCTGCACAACATGGACCTGGCCTGGGACGTGGCGCGCGACCTGGCGCTGAACCTGCACGGCCCGTACATGGTCAGCGACTGGACCCGTGAGAACGCCAACCTGTACCAGTCGCTGAAGATGGAAAAAACGGTGATGGGCATCCTGCTGTCGTTGATCATCGCGATGGGCGCGTTCAACCTGGTGTCCTCGCAGGTGATGCTGGTCACCGACAAGCAGGCCGACATCGCCATCCTGCGCACGCTGGGGCTGAGTCCGGGCGGGGTGATGCAGGTGTTCATGGTGCAGGGCACGCTGATCGGCGTGTTCGGCACCATCGCTGGGGTGGTCGGCGGCATCCTGCTGACCTTGAACCTGGAGCGGATCCTGGCCGGCATCGAGGCCGTATTCAACATCAAGCTGCTGCCGGAAGACGTGTACTACATCACCGGCCTGCCCACCGACATGCAGCCGCACGACGTGGTGGTGATCACCCTCGTCGCGCTGCTGATGAGCTTCCTGGCCACGCTGTATCCGGCCTGGCGCGCCGCGCGCACGCAACCGGCGGAGGCGCTGCGTTATGAATGA
- the sdhD gene encoding succinate dehydrogenase, hydrophobic membrane anchor protein: protein MSRYRTPLKNVRGLGAAKSGTEHFVLQRLTATALVGLSLWFLVFVLSLLGADYVTATAAVAKPWNAVLLVGFLIAMFWHAQIGLQVILEDYVHNSLLALALQTTVKFVAVLGALVGVFAVARIALGSA from the coding sequence ATGAGCCGCTATCGCACCCCGTTGAAGAACGTGCGCGGCCTGGGCGCGGCCAAGTCCGGCACCGAGCACTTCGTGCTGCAGCGGCTCACCGCCACCGCGCTGGTCGGCCTGAGCCTGTGGTTCCTGGTGTTCGTGCTGAGTCTGCTCGGCGCCGACTACGTAACCGCCACCGCGGCGGTGGCCAAGCCGTGGAACGCGGTGCTGCTGGTCGGCTTCCTGATCGCGATGTTCTGGCATGCGCAGATCGGCCTGCAGGTGATCCTCGAAGACTATGTGCACAACTCGCTGCTGGCCCTGGCGCTGCAGACCACGGTGAAGTTCGTCGCCGTGCTCGGTGCGCTCGTCGGTGTATTCGCGGTCGCCCGCATCGCGCTGGGCAGCGCCTGA
- the ygfZ gene encoding CAF17-like 4Fe-4S cluster assembly/insertion protein YgfZ, translating to MPDNLNLTSAGFSALPDLQYVALSGTDAVAFAQAQFANDIQALRNGHWQWNAWLSAKGRVIALFALLRRADDALLVLLPDGGAAELTIALNRFVFRRKLRIAAHGDLHAYACLAAPAQAQGAALAQRGDAAIELDMGGDGLPRTLLLVPAEQATQDPTDPAFVAAWRQADLRLGLARLDPSQREQWTPQQLALDRLHAFSVKKGCYPGQEIVARTHFLGKAKRALQLLEVDGVAEVGAQVLRDGQPLGSVVSVAGALALAVLPLEEVPPTGLSIGTHPAHWQPLRDGLAR from the coding sequence GTGCCTGACAACCTGAATCTCACTTCCGCCGGTTTTTCCGCGCTTCCAGACCTGCAATACGTGGCGTTGAGCGGCACGGATGCAGTGGCTTTCGCCCAGGCGCAGTTCGCCAACGATATACAGGCGCTGCGCAACGGCCACTGGCAATGGAACGCCTGGCTGAGCGCCAAGGGCCGGGTGATCGCGCTGTTCGCACTGCTGCGCCGCGCCGACGACGCCTTGCTGGTGCTGCTGCCGGACGGCGGTGCCGCGGAGTTGACAATCGCGCTGAACCGCTTCGTGTTCCGGCGCAAGCTGCGTATCGCCGCGCACGGCGACCTGCATGCCTACGCGTGCCTGGCTGCGCCCGCGCAGGCGCAGGGCGCGGCGCTGGCGCAACGTGGCGACGCCGCGATCGAACTGGACATGGGCGGCGACGGCCTGCCGCGCACGCTGTTGCTGGTGCCGGCTGAGCAGGCCACGCAGGATCCGACCGACCCGGCTTTCGTCGCCGCCTGGCGCCAGGCCGACCTGCGCCTGGGCCTGGCCCGGCTCGATCCCAGCCAGCGCGAGCAATGGACCCCGCAGCAACTGGCGCTGGACCGGCTGCACGCGTTCAGCGTGAAGAAGGGCTGCTATCCGGGCCAGGAGATCGTCGCCCGCACCCATTTCCTGGGCAAGGCCAAGCGCGCCCTGCAATTGCTGGAGGTGGACGGCGTGGCCGAGGTCGGCGCGCAGGTGTTGCGCGACGGACAGCCGCTGGGCAGCGTGGTCAGCGTCGCCGGCGCGTTGGCGCTGGCGGTGCTGCCGCTGGAAGAAGTGCCGCCGACCGGCTTGTCCATCGGCACGCATCCTGCGCATTGGCAGCCGCTGCGCGACGGCCTCGCGCGCTGA
- a CDS encoding FAD assembly factor SdhE produces MDEATELKKLRWRCRRGMRELDQLFGRYLDRRWAQASEAERGVFLYLLECEDDKLWRWFMGYEACPDARAADLIATIRAMPA; encoded by the coding sequence ATGGACGAAGCCACCGAACTGAAAAAGCTGCGCTGGCGCTGCCGGCGCGGCATGCGTGAGCTGGATCAGCTGTTCGGGCGCTACCTGGACCGGCGCTGGGCGCAGGCCTCCGAGGCCGAGCGCGGAGTTTTCCTATACCTGCTCGAATGCGAGGACGATAAGTTGTGGCGCTGGTTCATGGGCTACGAGGCTTGTCCCGATGCACGCGCCGCCGATCTCATCGCCACCATCCGCGCCATGCCGGCTTGA
- the glk gene encoding glucokinase, whose amino-acid sequence MSAPLRPVLVADIGGTNARFALADLDASTPLLDDSTQTYAVVEFPSLGDAARHYLQQTGVDARSGVFAVAGRVDGDEARITNHPWVISRSRTRAMLGFDALHLINDFAAQAMAISLLQPQDVVQVGGAAWQPAPIAQPRNYAVIGPGTGLGVGGLLIRGGRCYPLETEGGHVSFPPGTPEEIRILELLSQQFGRVSNERLICGPGLVNIHRALSEIAGDNPGPLQPADITARAAQGDYRAMRTIDVFCAVFGAIAGDLVLMHGAWDGVFLTGGLVPKMLDALQHSGFRQRFEHKGRFSSIMARVPSLAVTHPRAGLLGAAAYAVDAERESPGVVA is encoded by the coding sequence ATGAGCGCGCCACTGCGGCCGGTGCTGGTCGCCGACATCGGCGGCACCAACGCACGCTTCGCGCTCGCCGATCTCGACGCGTCCACACCGTTGCTCGACGACAGCACCCAGACCTATGCGGTGGTGGAGTTCCCGTCGCTGGGCGACGCGGCGCGCCACTACCTGCAACAGACCGGGGTGGACGCACGCAGCGGCGTGTTCGCCGTGGCCGGGCGGGTGGATGGCGACGAGGCGCGTATCACCAACCATCCTTGGGTGATTTCGCGTTCGCGCACTCGCGCCATGCTCGGCTTCGACGCACTGCACTTGATCAACGACTTCGCCGCGCAGGCGATGGCGATCAGCCTGCTGCAGCCGCAGGACGTGGTCCAGGTAGGCGGCGCAGCGTGGCAGCCGGCACCGATCGCGCAGCCACGCAACTATGCGGTGATCGGCCCTGGCACCGGCCTGGGCGTGGGCGGCCTGCTGATCCGCGGCGGCCGCTGCTATCCGCTGGAGACCGAGGGCGGCCACGTCAGCTTCCCGCCGGGCACGCCGGAGGAAATCCGCATTCTCGAGCTGCTGTCGCAGCAGTTCGGGCGCGTGTCCAACGAACGCCTGATCTGCGGTCCAGGCCTGGTCAACATCCATCGCGCACTGAGCGAGATCGCCGGCGACAACCCCGGCCCTCTGCAGCCAGCGGACATCACCGCGCGCGCGGCGCAGGGCGACTACCGCGCGATGCGCACCATCGACGTGTTCTGCGCGGTGTTCGGTGCCATCGCCGGCGACCTGGTGCTGATGCACGGCGCCTGGGACGGCGTGTTCCTGACCGGCGGGCTGGTGCCGAAGATGCTGGACGCATTGCAGCACTCCGGCTTCCGCCAGCGCTTCGAGCATAAAGGCCGCTTTTCGTCGATCATGGCGCGGGTGCCGTCGCTGGCGGTGACCCACCCCCGTGCCGGTCTGCTCGGCGCCGCCGCCTACGCAGTCGATGCCGAACGCGAATCCCCAGGAGTCGTTGCATGA